One Methylosinus sp. C49 DNA segment encodes these proteins:
- the lpxB gene encoding lipid-A-disaccharide synthase: MARPGHVFLIAGEASGDLLGALLMRALRAERPDIRFSGVGGEAMAREGLASLFPLGDIAVMGLVPVLRRLPRLLERIDRTARAVVETQPDCLVLIDAPDFTHRVARRVRRARPELPILDYVSPTVWAWRPGRARAMRDYIDEVLAVLPFEPAAHLRLGGPACVHVGHPLLDCLDALTPSAAELAAREEGRPLLLVLPGSRRAEVARLMPPFGETLATLAARCGPLDVGLPVVPHVAEEIEARLAGWPLRPRLLSQEEKPAAFRRARAALVASGAATLELALAGVPMVVAYKVAPIEWPLRVLIRVDSIVLPNLVLGERLIPEFLQQRAEPKALAAALEPLLRGGGERAAQSSGLERVRERMLADGRSPSARAAERVLAWMEGRANA, from the coding sequence GTGGCAAGGCCCGGCCATGTGTTTCTCATCGCCGGGGAAGCCTCCGGCGATCTCCTCGGCGCGCTGCTGATGCGCGCGCTGCGCGCCGAGCGGCCGGATATTCGCTTTTCTGGCGTCGGCGGCGAGGCGATGGCGCGCGAAGGGCTCGCGAGCCTCTTTCCCCTAGGCGATATCGCCGTCATGGGCCTCGTTCCGGTGCTGCGCCGCCTGCCCAGGCTGCTGGAGCGCATAGACCGAACAGCGCGCGCGGTCGTGGAGACGCAGCCCGATTGCCTCGTGCTGATCGACGCGCCGGACTTCACCCATCGCGTGGCGCGGCGGGTGCGGCGCGCGCGGCCGGAACTGCCGATCCTCGATTATGTGAGCCCGACCGTCTGGGCCTGGCGGCCCGGGCGCGCGCGGGCGATGCGCGACTATATTGACGAGGTGCTGGCCGTTCTGCCCTTCGAGCCGGCGGCGCATCTGCGGCTCGGCGGCCCGGCCTGCGTCCATGTGGGCCATCCGCTGCTCGATTGTCTCGATGCGCTGACGCCATCCGCGGCCGAGCTGGCGGCGCGCGAGGAGGGGAGGCCGCTGCTGCTCGTCCTGCCGGGCTCGCGCCGCGCCGAGGTCGCGCGGCTCATGCCGCCTTTCGGCGAGACATTGGCGACGCTCGCCGCGCGATGTGGGCCGTTGGACGTCGGCCTGCCTGTGGTGCCTCATGTGGCCGAAGAAATCGAAGCGCGCCTCGCCGGCTGGCCGCTGCGGCCGCGGCTTCTGTCGCAAGAGGAGAAGCCAGCGGCTTTCCGCCGGGCGCGCGCGGCGCTGGTCGCCTCGGGCGCGGCGACATTGGAGCTGGCGCTCGCCGGCGTTCCCATGGTCGTCGCCTATAAGGTCGCTCCCATCGAATGGCCGCTACGCGTGCTCATCCGCGTCGACAGCATCGTGCTGCCCAATCTGGTGCTCGGCGAGCGGCTCATTCCCGAATTTCTGCAGCAACGCGCGGAGCCCAAGGCGCTCGCGGCGGCGTTGGAGCCGCTCCTGCGCGGCGGCGGCGAGCGCGCGGCGCAATCGAGCGGTCTCGAGCGCGTGCGCGAGCGCATGCTGGCGGATGGGCGCAGCCCCAGCGCGCGCGCCGCCGAGCGCGTGCTCGCATGGATGGAGGGACGGGCGAATGCCTGA
- the lpxA gene encoding acyl-ACP--UDP-N-acetylglucosamine O-acyltransferase: MTSSARIHPSAVVEAGARLGEDVVIGPFCHIGAEVELGAGARLLSHVVLAGRTRIGPDAEIHPFAALGAAAQDLKSRGLSGTLVIGRGCLAREGVTINAGTPAGGGETRIGDDCAFLAYSHIGHDCSIGDGVVLSNNVLLGGHVRIGDHAAIGGATVVHQRVRIGAHSFVAGLSGVEGDLIPYGLAGGNRAHLFGLNLVGLRRRGFSDARLAVLREAFRCLFPQETGAEVLAERVETAARDFAGAEDVAALIAFLRAERERPLCAPRPARG, from the coding sequence ATGACATCGAGCGCGCGCATCCATCCTTCCGCTGTGGTCGAGGCCGGCGCTCGCCTCGGCGAGGACGTCGTCATCGGGCCATTCTGCCATATCGGCGCCGAGGTCGAGCTCGGCGCCGGGGCGCGCCTCCTCTCGCATGTGGTTTTGGCGGGGCGCACGCGCATCGGACCGGATGCGGAAATCCATCCTTTCGCCGCGCTCGGCGCCGCGGCGCAGGATTTGAAATCCCGCGGCCTGTCGGGGACGCTCGTCATCGGCCGCGGATGTCTCGCGCGAGAGGGCGTCACCATCAACGCCGGAACGCCGGCGGGCGGCGGCGAGACGCGCATCGGCGACGATTGCGCTTTTCTCGCCTATTCCCATATCGGCCACGACTGCTCGATCGGCGATGGCGTGGTGCTCTCCAATAATGTGCTGCTCGGCGGCCATGTCCGCATCGGCGATCATGCGGCGATCGGCGGCGCGACGGTCGTGCATCAGCGCGTGCGCATCGGCGCGCATAGTTTCGTTGCCGGCCTCTCGGGCGTCGAGGGCGATCTCATTCCCTACGGCCTCGCGGGCGGCAATCGCGCGCATTTGTTCGGCCTCAATCTCGTCGGCCTGCGACGGCGCGGCTTTTCGGATGCACGCCTCGCTGTTTTGCGCGAGGCGTTTCGCTGCTTGTTCCCGCAGGAGACGGGCGCGGAGGTGCTGGCCGAGCGCGTCGAAACCGCTGCTCGGGATTTCGCCGGCGCCGAGGATGTCGCGGCGCTGATCGCCTTTCTGCGCGCCGAGCGGGAGCGGCCGCTCTGCGCGCCGCGCCCGGCGCGGGGCTAG
- the fabZ gene encoding 3-hydroxyacyl-ACP dehydratase FabZ has product MNEEATADAPETLGVHQILELLPHRYPFLLVDRIIDIRGDESGVGLKNVTFNEPQFQGHFPENPVFPGVLMVEAMAQTAGAIAARMQPTGSTRKVFFTTIDKAKFRRPVTPGDRLEFHVAKKARKRNIYWYACRALVDGALVCEAELSVMIGA; this is encoded by the coding sequence ATGAACGAAGAAGCAACGGCCGATGCGCCGGAAACCCTCGGCGTCCATCAGATTTTGGAGCTGCTGCCGCACCGTTATCCGTTTCTGCTCGTCGATCGCATCATCGATATTCGCGGCGACGAGAGCGGCGTCGGGCTGAAGAACGTCACTTTCAACGAGCCTCAGTTTCAGGGCCATTTCCCCGAGAATCCGGTGTTTCCGGGCGTGCTGATGGTAGAGGCCATGGCGCAGACGGCGGGCGCGATAGCTGCTCGCATGCAGCCGACGGGCTCGACTCGCAAGGTCTTCTTCACGACGATCGACAAAGCGAAATTTCGGCGTCCGGTGACGCCCGGCGATCGTCTCGAGTTCCATGTCGCCAAAAAGGCTCGCAAGCGCAACATCTATTGGTATGCCTGCCGGGCGCTGGTCGATGGCGCGCTGGTCTGCGAGGCGGAGCTGAGCGTGATGATCGGCGCCTGA
- the lpxD gene encoding UDP-3-O-(3-hydroxymyristoyl)glucosamine N-acyltransferase, with product MGAAGFFRLDRPLTPAEVAEIAGARLHEAGSGVQEIIVGVAPLDLARPGELAFYDRRRYASALRLCRATACLLRARDLDSLPSGVIPLVTSEPHKAMARVMARLFPDALRPQSLFSASGVSPGAIIHPTARLEPGVSVDPGAVIGPRAEIGSGSVIGPQAVIGPDVRIGRDCSIGANVSVVCALIGDRVILHPGARLGQDGFGFALSPEGHVKAPQIGRVIVQDDVEIGANTTIDRGATRDTIIGEGTKIDNLVQIGHNVVIGRGCVIVAQSGLAGSCELGDFVALGGQSAIGGHITIGEGAQIAAKSGVTRDVPAGARWSGAPARPVRRHLRGELLLDRQSRREAR from the coding sequence ATGGGCGCCGCTGGGTTTTTCCGCCTCGACCGGCCGCTGACGCCGGCGGAGGTCGCCGAGATCGCCGGCGCGCGCCTTCACGAGGCCGGATCGGGCGTGCAGGAAATCATCGTCGGCGTCGCGCCGCTCGATCTGGCGCGGCCGGGCGAGCTCGCCTTCTATGATCGCAGACGCTATGCGTCGGCGCTGCGTCTCTGCCGCGCCACCGCCTGCCTGTTGCGCGCGCGCGATCTCGACTCGCTGCCGAGCGGCGTCATTCCGCTGGTGACGTCCGAGCCGCACAAAGCCATGGCGAGAGTCATGGCGCGGCTGTTTCCCGATGCGCTGCGGCCGCAGTCGCTATTCTCGGCGAGCGGCGTCTCGCCCGGCGCGATCATCCACCCGACGGCGCGGCTGGAGCCGGGCGTCTCGGTCGACCCCGGCGCCGTCATCGGCCCGCGCGCGGAGATTGGCTCGGGCAGCGTGATCGGCCCGCAGGCGGTGATCGGCCCGGATGTGCGCATCGGCCGCGACTGCTCCATCGGGGCCAATGTCAGTGTGGTTTGCGCGCTTATCGGCGATCGCGTCATCCTTCATCCGGGGGCGCGGCTCGGCCAGGACGGCTTCGGCTTCGCGCTGTCGCCGGAGGGGCATGTGAAGGCGCCGCAGATCGGCCGCGTCATCGTTCAGGACGATGTGGAGATCGGCGCCAATACGACGATCGACCGCGGCGCGACGCGCGACACCATCATCGGGGAAGGGACCAAGATCGACAATCTCGTCCAGATCGGCCACAACGTGGTGATCGGCCGCGGCTGCGTCATCGTTGCGCAATCGGGGCTCGCCGGCTCCTGCGAGCTCGGCGATTTCGTCGCCCTCGGCGGCCAATCGGCGATCGGCGGCCATATCACTATCGGCGAGGGCGCGCAGATCGCCGCCAAATCCGGCGTGACCCGCGATGTGCCGGCCGGCGCGCGCTGGAGCGGCGCACCGGCGCGCCCGGTGCGGCGCCATTTGCGCGGCGAGCTTCTGCTCGATCGTCAATCCCGCCGCGAGGCGAGGTAG
- the bamA gene encoding outer membrane protein assembly factor BamA, giving the protein MRSIEAFRNRSYLLAAVVSAVLGFSLPSFAQDIVVVGNARGDSDVIRSYFSGTSPEEIEKGLEALRNSGRFANVSATHEKGRVVIHVSETNLINRVVFEGNSKVKTDTLTSEVRTRAHGSFNQTVVQQDIARLLEIYKRSGRAAAKITYRTVQLPNGRIDVVFTVEEGDKTGVKEIKFVGNTVFSTGRLVDLMETTEMNFLSFIKTSDVYDPDRIASDLELVRRFYLKNGYADFHVVSSDAVFDPGQGGYVITVVVEEGPQYRVSNVDIESHLPDIDPASLQPYLRLSAGDVYNGDAVEKTVESLTREIAKKGYAFSQARPRGERNPAAQTVAIRFVVDEGPRVYIERINIRGNTRTRDYVIRREFEIGEGDAYNRVLIDRAERRLNGLGFFKKVRVTNEPGSAADRVIVNVDVEDQATGNFGVSGGYSTTEGFIGEVSVSESNFLGRGQATRLSVQAGQRARGVSFSFTEPYFLDQRFSAGFDLFAKKSDAYNYSYYSTTSIGGTLRFGIPITEEISLSPRYSIYNTTISIPNDSNRPYNDCQTPLPGYTPGFGYIFAPTPADLSVLYNCQSNGEASLAIKESVGSRLTSLVGYTVSYNSLDNFRNPKNGVHAQASQDIAGLGGDSRYVRTTGDLRYFHEIPFVDDVVGIARVQGGNMFALGDYKMRVMDNFNLGPTLVRGFAPGGLGPRDISNWTSSRGNSLGGSNYIGGSLEVQFPIWGLPKDIGLRGALFADAGTLWGYKGQTNFSDSLYGVANLPCVYPYTAPTYGQGSCIVVSGDKAQIRSSVGASALWQSPLGPIRFDYAVVLSKAYGDITQRFRFSGGTNF; this is encoded by the coding sequence ATGCGGTCCATCGAGGCTTTTCGGAATCGTTCCTATCTCTTGGCAGCCGTGGTATCGGCGGTCCTCGGCTTCTCTCTTCCTTCTTTTGCTCAGGATATCGTCGTCGTCGGCAACGCCCGCGGCGATTCCGACGTGATCCGCTCCTATTTCTCCGGCACTAGCCCGGAAGAGATCGAGAAGGGGCTCGAAGCGCTGCGCAACAGCGGCCGCTTCGCCAATGTGAGCGCCACCCACGAGAAGGGACGCGTGGTCATCCATGTGTCGGAGACCAATCTCATCAACCGCGTCGTCTTCGAGGGCAACAGCAAGGTCAAGACCGACACGCTGACCTCGGAAGTGCGCACGCGCGCGCATGGCTCCTTCAATCAGACCGTCGTGCAGCAGGACATTGCGCGCCTGCTCGAGATCTACAAGCGCTCCGGCCGCGCCGCCGCCAAGATCACCTATCGCACCGTGCAGCTGCCCAATGGCCGCATCGATGTGGTGTTCACGGTGGAGGAGGGCGACAAGACCGGCGTCAAGGAGATCAAATTCGTCGGCAACACCGTCTTCTCGACCGGCCGTCTCGTCGATCTGATGGAAACGACGGAGATGAACTTCCTGTCGTTCATCAAGACGAGCGACGTCTATGATCCCGACCGCATCGCCTCCGATCTCGAATTGGTGCGCCGCTTCTATCTGAAGAACGGCTACGCCGACTTCCACGTCGTCAGCTCCGACGCCGTGTTCGATCCGGGCCAGGGCGGCTATGTCATCACGGTCGTCGTGGAGGAGGGGCCGCAGTATCGCGTCTCCAACGTCGATATCGAATCGCATCTGCCCGATATCGATCCGGCCTCTCTGCAGCCCTATCTGCGTCTTTCCGCCGGCGACGTCTATAATGGCGACGCGGTGGAGAAGACAGTCGAATCGCTGACCCGCGAGATCGCCAAGAAGGGCTACGCCTTCTCGCAGGCGCGCCCGCGCGGCGAGCGCAATCCCGCCGCACAGACAGTGGCGATCCGCTTCGTCGTCGACGAGGGTCCGCGCGTCTATATCGAGCGCATCAATATTCGCGGCAACACGCGCACGCGCGATTACGTCATTCGCCGCGAGTTCGAGATCGGCGAGGGCGACGCCTATAATCGCGTGCTGATCGATCGCGCCGAACGTCGCCTCAACGGCCTCGGCTTCTTCAAAAAGGTCCGCGTCACCAACGAGCCGGGCTCGGCGGCCGATCGCGTCATCGTCAATGTGGACGTCGAGGATCAGGCGACCGGCAATTTCGGCGTGTCGGGCGGCTATTCGACGACGGAAGGCTTCATCGGCGAAGTTTCGGTGTCGGAGAGCAACTTCCTCGGCCGCGGCCAGGCGACGCGCCTCTCGGTGCAGGCCGGCCAGCGCGCTCGCGGCGTGTCCTTCAGCTTCACCGAGCCTTACTTCCTCGATCAGCGCTTCTCGGCGGGCTTCGATCTCTTCGCGAAGAAGTCGGACGCCTATAACTACTCCTACTATTCGACCACCTCGATCGGCGGCACGCTGCGCTTCGGCATTCCGATCACCGAGGAGATCAGCCTCTCGCCGCGCTATTCGATCTACAATACGACGATCTCCATCCCCAACGACAGCAATCGTCCCTACAACGACTGTCAGACGCCGCTGCCGGGATATACGCCGGGCTTCGGCTATATCTTCGCGCCGACCCCGGCCGATCTCAGCGTGCTGTATAATTGTCAGTCGAACGGCGAGGCCTCGCTGGCCATCAAAGAATCGGTGGGATCGCGTCTGACCTCGCTCGTCGGCTATACCGTGTCGTACAACTCGCTCGACAATTTCCGCAATCCGAAGAACGGAGTTCATGCGCAGGCGTCGCAGGACATCGCCGGCCTCGGCGGGGACAGCCGCTATGTGCGCACGACGGGCGACTTGCGCTATTTCCACGAGATTCCTTTCGTGGACGATGTGGTCGGCATCGCGCGCGTGCAGGGCGGCAATATGTTTGCGCTCGGCGACTATAAGATGCGGGTGATGGACAATTTCAATCTCGGCCCGACATTGGTGCGTGGTTTCGCGCCCGGCGGCCTCGGCCCGCGCGATATTTCCAATTGGACCAGCTCGCGCGGCAACTCGCTCGGCGGCAGCAATTATATCGGCGGCTCGCTCGAGGTGCAGTTCCCGATCTGGGGCTTGCCGAAGGACATCGGCCTGCGCGGCGCGCTGTTCGCCGACGCCGGAACGCTGTGGGGCTACAAAGGCCAGACCAACTTCAGCGATTCTCTGTATGGCGTCGCCAACCTGCCCTGCGTCTATCCCTATACTGCCCCCACCTATGGCCAGGGCTCTTGCATCGTCGTCTCGGGTGACAAGGCGCAGATCCGCTCCTCGGTCGGCGCCTCGGCGCTGTGGCAATCGCCGCTCGGGCCGATCCGCTTCGACTATGCGGTCGTGCTGTCCAAGGCCTATGGCGATATCACGCAGCGCTTCCGCTTCTCGGGCGGCACCAATTTCTAA
- the rseP gene encoding RIP metalloprotease RseP — MTILIYVVPFVFVLTMVVFFHELGHFLVGRWCGVKIDAFSIGFGPELWAFHDRYGTRWRVAAIPLGGYVKFHGDANGASVPDPERIEAMPEEERKVTFFGQPVWKRAAIVVAGPLANFVLAIVIFTLLYASFGRNVLLPKVAAVQAGGAAEQAGFQKGDLVLTIDGEPIDSFGKMQEIVSASTGKPLSIVVRRAGEDVPLQATPQLREIETALGKTKIGMIGLQASSDPADQREERFDLGQSFVLAVNETWTIIGRTASYLGGLVVGREATDQLSGPIGIAQVSGQMAKAIDKVGVGPLFNLIAILSISIGLLNLAPVPLLDGGHLLFYLIEAARGRALAERTQEYAFRVGLAMVCTLMVFSTYNDLARLLRRVTGAGVD; from the coding sequence ATGACGATCCTCATCTATGTCGTCCCCTTCGTCTTCGTGCTGACGATGGTGGTCTTCTTCCACGAGCTCGGCCATTTCCTCGTCGGCCGCTGGTGCGGGGTCAAGATCGACGCCTTCTCGATCGGCTTCGGGCCGGAGCTCTGGGCTTTCCATGACCGCTACGGCACGCGCTGGCGCGTGGCGGCGATTCCGCTCGGCGGCTATGTGAAGTTCCACGGCGACGCCAATGGCGCCAGCGTGCCCGATCCCGAGCGCATCGAAGCCATGCCGGAGGAGGAGCGCAAGGTCACTTTCTTCGGCCAGCCGGTGTGGAAACGCGCCGCCATAGTGGTGGCGGGGCCGCTCGCCAATTTCGTGCTGGCGATCGTCATCTTCACCCTTCTCTACGCCTCCTTCGGCCGCAATGTGCTGCTGCCCAAGGTCGCCGCCGTGCAGGCGGGCGGCGCGGCCGAGCAGGCCGGCTTCCAGAAGGGCGATCTCGTCCTCACCATAGACGGCGAGCCGATCGACAGCTTCGGCAAGATGCAGGAGATCGTCTCCGCCTCCACCGGCAAGCCGCTCAGCATCGTCGTGCGCCGCGCCGGCGAGGATGTGCCGCTGCAGGCGACCCCGCAATTGCGCGAGATCGAGACCGCTCTGGGCAAGACCAAAATCGGCATGATCGGCCTGCAGGCGAGCTCGGACCCCGCCGACCAGCGCGAGGAGCGCTTCGACCTCGGCCAGTCCTTCGTCCTCGCGGTCAATGAGACCTGGACGATCATCGGACGGACCGCCTCCTATCTCGGCGGCCTCGTCGTCGGCCGCGAGGCGACCGACCAATTGTCCGGCCCGATCGGCATTGCGCAGGTCTCCGGCCAAATGGCGAAGGCGATCGACAAGGTGGGCGTCGGGCCGCTGTTCAATCTCATCGCGATCCTGTCGATCTCGATCGGCCTGCTCAATCTCGCGCCGGTGCCGCTTCTCGACGGCGGACATCTGCTCTTCTATCTGATCGAGGCCGCGCGCGGCCGCGCGCTCGCGGAACGTACGCAAGAATACGCGTTCCGTGTCGGGCTCGCCATGGTCTGCACCTTGATGGTGTTCTCCACCTACAATGACCTCGCCAGGTTGTTGCGCCGCGTCACCGGCGCAGGGGTCGACTGA
- the dxr gene encoding 1-deoxy-D-xylulose-5-phosphate reductoisomerase: MAKGTGSEQSGVEPRRGRSPKRIALLGATGSIGRSTVDLLLRNPEAYSVSAIAGGRDHAALARTALAVKAEFVAIRDEDGYAALKEALSGTNIQVAAGREAVIEAATREADLVVSAIVGAAGVEPTHAALTLGRVVALANKECLVCAGGPFMRTAQQKKARLLPIDSEHNAIFQALGGEDVSRIEKMTITASGGPFRTWTREAIEAATVEQALNHPNWAMGPKNTIDSASLMNKGLELIEAHHIFAVPAAKLDVIVHPQSIVHGLVSFSDGSVTAGLARPDMRVPIAHCLAYPERIETPAPRLDLVALGALTFEKPDLDRFPALGLALDALREGGALPTVLNAANEIAVEAFLSGRIGFNGIAREVEKALEAAIKDGTAREPATVEDALDIDHIVRERSRGALAMNQASGMLTLQ; the protein is encoded by the coding sequence ATGGCGAAAGGGACAGGATCGGAGCAGAGTGGGGTGGAGCCGCGTCGCGGCCGTTCGCCGAAGCGCATCGCGCTGCTCGGCGCGACGGGATCGATCGGGCGCTCCACTGTCGATCTGCTGCTGCGCAACCCGGAAGCCTATTCCGTCTCGGCCATCGCCGGCGGGCGCGACCACGCCGCTCTGGCGCGGACGGCGCTGGCGGTGAAGGCCGAATTCGTCGCCATTCGCGACGAGGATGGCTATGCGGCGCTGAAGGAGGCGCTCTCCGGCACCAATATTCAGGTCGCCGCCGGACGCGAGGCCGTGATCGAGGCCGCGACGCGCGAGGCCGATCTCGTCGTATCGGCGATCGTCGGCGCGGCCGGGGTCGAGCCGACTCATGCGGCGCTCACGCTCGGCCGCGTCGTCGCCCTCGCCAATAAGGAATGCCTCGTCTGCGCCGGCGGGCCCTTCATGCGCACGGCGCAGCAGAAAAAGGCGCGGCTGCTGCCCATCGACAGCGAGCATAACGCCATTTTCCAGGCGCTCGGCGGCGAGGACGTCTCGCGCATCGAGAAAATGACCATCACCGCCTCCGGCGGCCCGTTCCGCACCTGGACGAGGGAGGCGATCGAGGCCGCCACGGTGGAGCAGGCGCTCAACCATCCCAATTGGGCGATGGGGCCGAAGAACACGATCGATTCGGCGAGCCTGATGAACAAGGGCCTCGAGCTGATCGAGGCGCATCATATTTTCGCCGTGCCGGCGGCAAAGCTCGACGTCATCGTGCATCCGCAATCCATCGTGCATGGGCTCGTCAGCTTTTCAGACGGGTCGGTCACGGCCGGGCTGGCCCGCCCGGACATGCGCGTGCCGATCGCCCATTGTCTCGCCTATCCCGAGCGAATCGAGACGCCGGCGCCGCGGCTCGATCTCGTCGCGCTCGGCGCGCTGACTTTCGAGAAGCCCGATCTCGACCGTTTTCCGGCGCTCGGCCTCGCGCTCGACGCGCTGCGCGAGGGGGGCGCCTTGCCCACGGTTCTCAATGCCGCCAATGAGATCGCGGTCGAGGCTTTCCTTTCCGGCCGCATCGGCTTCAACGGAATCGCCCGCGAGGTCGAGAAGGCGCTGGAGGCCGCGATCAAGGACGGCACGGCGCGTGAGCCGGCCACCGTTGAGGACGCCCTCGATATTGACCATATTGTGAGAGAAAGATCGCGCGGCGCCTTGGCGATGAACCAGGCTTCGGGCATGTTAACGCTTCAGTAA
- a CDS encoding CDP-archaeol synthase has product MSESSEPPAAKAGVRGGQFSDLGPRIGSAAALIATAVVALYVGGDAFALFWLLAGFAVSWEWQSIVGGKMALARFALGGASLAGATAFAAHGGGPAALASLVFFSAILAILAGPGCRLWAPAGLLYAGSLIVSTNVLRHSPDFGALSIAWLFAVVWGTDVMAYFGGRLIGGPKLWPRVSPGKTWSGTLVGVASGALAGVGVVYLSRWSAAATLPLFFVGIVAAALAQAGDLFESWIKRRFGVKDSSRLIPGHGGVMDRVDGFIFASAFAAMLGGLRGQESLAAGIFIW; this is encoded by the coding sequence ATGAGCGAATCTTCCGAGCCACCCGCCGCCAAAGCCGGCGTGAGGGGCGGTCAATTCTCCGATCTCGGTCCGCGCATCGGCTCGGCTGCGGCGCTGATCGCGACCGCGGTGGTCGCGCTCTATGTCGGCGGCGACGCTTTCGCGCTGTTTTGGCTGCTCGCCGGCTTCGCCGTCTCCTGGGAGTGGCAGAGCATCGTCGGCGGCAAGATGGCGCTCGCGCGTTTCGCGCTCGGCGGCGCCTCTCTCGCCGGCGCGACGGCCTTCGCCGCCCATGGCGGCGGCCCGGCCGCGCTCGCCTCGCTCGTCTTCTTCTCGGCGATTCTCGCGATTCTCGCCGGGCCGGGATGCCGGCTGTGGGCGCCGGCGGGCCTGCTCTACGCCGGCTCGTTGATCGTCTCCACCAATGTGCTGCGCCATTCGCCCGATTTTGGCGCGCTCTCCATCGCCTGGCTGTTCGCCGTGGTCTGGGGCACGGATGTGATGGCCTATTTCGGCGGCCGCCTGATCGGCGGGCCGAAGCTGTGGCCGCGCGTGTCGCCCGGCAAGACCTGGTCGGGAACGCTGGTCGGCGTCGCCAGCGGCGCGCTGGCGGGCGTCGGCGTCGTCTATCTCAGCCGCTGGAGCGCGGCGGCGACCCTGCCGCTGTTTTTCGTCGGCATTGTCGCGGCGGCGCTGGCGCAGGCGGGGGATCTCTTCGAATCCTGGATCAAGCGCCGTTTCGGAGTGAAAGATTCGAGCCGGCTCATCCCCGGTCACGGCGGCGTGATGGATCGGGTCGACGGCTTCATCTTCGCCAGCGCCTTCGCGGCCATGCTCGGCGGTTTGCGCGGTCAGGAGTCCCTGGCCGCCGGCATTTTCATCTGGTAG
- a CDS encoding isoprenyl transferase, producing MGDGGILELGAPALAPRSAPRHVALIMDGNGRWAAARGLPRFEGHRRGVDALRKTVRAAIELGVDFLTVYSFSVENWSRPPEEVQSLLALLHRFIRNDLAELQGNNVRVKVIGAREDLAAEIAALLREAEQTTAANTGLTLVVAFNYGARQEIAAAARALAEEVAAGRLRPQDIDAEAIARRLDTADIPDPDLIIRTSGEQRLSNFMLWQAAYAELLFVPVHWPDFGRADFEAAIDEYAQRDRRFGGLAPVDRRAKTAS from the coding sequence ATGGGAGATGGTGGGATATTGGAACTGGGAGCGCCGGCATTGGCGCCGAGATCCGCGCCGCGTCATGTCGCTTTGATCATGGACGGCAACGGTCGCTGGGCGGCCGCGCGAGGCCTGCCGCGATTCGAGGGTCATAGGCGTGGCGTCGACGCCCTGCGCAAGACCGTGCGCGCGGCGATCGAGCTCGGTGTGGATTTTCTGACGGTCTATTCCTTTTCTGTGGAAAATTGGTCCCGTCCGCCCGAGGAGGTGCAGAGCCTGCTCGCGCTGCTGCATCGATTCATCCGCAACGACCTCGCCGAGCTGCAGGGCAATAATGTCCGCGTGAAGGTCATCGGCGCGCGCGAGGATCTCGCGGCCGAGATCGCCGCGCTGTTGCGCGAGGCCGAGCAGACGACCGCCGCCAACACCGGCCTCACGCTCGTCGTCGCCTTCAATTATGGCGCGCGGCAGGAGATCGCCGCCGCGGCGCGCGCGCTCGCGGAGGAGGTCGCCGCCGGCCGGCTGCGACCGCAGGACATAGACGCCGAGGCGATCGCCCGACGTCTCGACACGGCCGATATTCCCGATCCAGACCTCATCATCCGCACCAGCGGCGAGCAGCGCCTGTCCAATTTCATGCTGTGGCAGGCCGCCTATGCGGAACTGCTGTTCGTGCCGGTTCATTGGCCGGACTTCGGCCGGGCGGATTTCGAGGCGGCGATCGACGAATATGCGCAGCGCGATCGGCGTTTCGGCGGCCTCGCGCCGGTCGACCGCAGAGCGAAGACCGCTTCATGA
- the frr gene encoding ribosome recycling factor, which produces MAQTFDLPELKRRMQGALATLKHELGGLRTGRASASLLEPIHVEAYGQATPLNQVATISVPESRMLAVQVWDKGLVGAVDKAIRDSNLGLSPTVEGQVLRIRTPELNEQRRKELVKVAHKYAEDARVSVRHVRRDGIDILKKLLKDHALPEDDSKRHEAEVQKATDESVREIDAMLAQKEKEIMQV; this is translated from the coding sequence ATGGCTCAGACTTTCGATCTGCCCGAACTGAAACGCCGCATGCAGGGCGCGCTGGCGACCCTCAAGCACGAGCTCGGCGGGCTTCGCACCGGACGCGCCTCGGCGAGCCTGCTGGAGCCGATCCACGTCGAGGCCTATGGCCAGGCGACGCCGCTCAACCAGGTGGCGACGATCAGCGTGCCGGAATCGCGCATGCTGGCCGTGCAGGTGTGGGACAAGGGCCTCGTCGGCGCCGTCGACAAGGCGATTCGCGATTCCAATCTCGGGCTCTCGCCGACGGTCGAGGGGCAAGTGCTGCGCATTCGCACGCCGGAGCTCAACGAGCAGCGCCGCAAGGAGCTGGTGAAGGTCGCGCACAAATATGCCGAGGATGCGCGGGTCTCGGTGCGCCACGTTCGGCGCGACGGCATCGACATATTGAAGAAGCTGCTGAAGGATCACGCTCTTCCCGAGGACGACTCCAAGCGTCACGAGGCCGAGGTGCAGAAGGCGACCGACGAGTCGGTGCGCGAGATCGACGCCATGCTCGCGCAAAAAGAAAAAGAGATCATGCAAGTTTGA